From Triticum urartu cultivar G1812 chromosome 2, Tu2.1, whole genome shotgun sequence, a single genomic window includes:
- the LOC125535942 gene encoding kinesin-like protein KIN-14N: MATRDRAARSATARLKENDTQSQSQYGKRQRTAAGPAPRPPLSTAPQNAAAPPPAEAPIEFAGREDVDALLNEKIKGKNKMDYKGKSEQMIEYIKKLRACIKWLLEREDANLAEIGKLNGLIDAADKHHAEIVSQLECKIQESVAMKEELQKQYASLGESLKKVEAEQMECLRSYGDEKEARIAAESSRNELSEELNRVKLEQKRLNDQIKMLQDTNKRLQEYNTSLQQYNCNLQADATKNAETIDKLQKEKNTMVETMNGLKDHSNSVKLQLDMAKSSQSEALKQKNNLLNEVEALRAELHQVRDDRDHKSAEINSLLSDLGVYKELTGKSSSELENVMIRCDALEETCSNQTEKIKTLQIQLASANEKLKRSNLTTMETMSEYESQKRMLEDLQLRLTEAEQKIVDGEKLRKKLHNTILELKGNIRVFCRVRPLLSNESGAVSYPNNGENIGRGVELIHNTQSYSFAFDKVFDHSASQEDVFTEISQLVQSALDGYKVCIFAYGQTGSGKTHTMMGNPEFNDQKGLIPRSLEQIFQTSQCLMSQGWKYKMQASMLEIYNETIRDLLATSRTSIQDGAASKYNIKHDANGNTQVSDLTIVDVRSINEVSSLLKRAAQSRSVGKTQMNEESSRSHCVFTLRIFGVNEGTDQQVQGVLNLIDLAGSERLNKSGATGDRLKETQAINKSLSCLSDVIFSIAKKEEHIPFRNSKLTYLLQPCLGGDSKTLMFVNLSPEVSSTSESICSLRFAARVNSCEIGVPRRQTQMRSLSQG; encoded by the exons ATGGCCACGCGCGACCGCGCTGCCCGCTCGGCGACGGCCCGCCTCAAGGAGAACGACACCCAGTCCCAGTCACAGTATGGCAAGCGCCAGCGCACGGCCGCGGGCCCGGCGCCGCGCCCGCCGCTCTCCACGGCCCCCCAGAacgccgccgcgcctccccccGCGGAGGCCCCCATCGAGTTCGCCGGGAGGGAGGACGTCGACGCCCTCCTCAACGAGAAGATTAAGGGCAAGAACAAGATGGATTACAAG GGAAAGAGTGAGCAGATGATTGAGTACATCAAGAAGCTGCGTGCTTGTATCAAATGGTTGCTCGAGAGGGAGGACGCAAACCTCGCTGAAATCGGAAAACTCAATGGCCTAATCGATGCTGCAGACAAACATCATGCTGAAATTG TGTCTCAGTTGGAGTGCAAAATCCAAGAATCCGTGGCAATGAAAGAGGAGCTTCAGAAACAATATGCCTCTTTAGGAGAGAGCCTAAAGAAAGTGGAAGCTGAACAAATG GAGTGCCTTCGATCttatggagacgaaaaggaggcTAGGATTGCTGCAGAATCTTCAAGGAACGAGCTTTCAGAAGAACTCAACAGAGTTAAGTTGGAGCAGAAGCGTCTTAATGATCAG ATCAAGATGCTTCAAGATACAAATAAGAGGCTTCAGGAATACAACACTAGCTTGCAGCAATATAATTGCAACCTCCAAGCTGATGCAACAAAGAATGCTGAAACAATAGACAAGCTGCAAAAAGAGAAGAATACTATGGTTGAAACAATGAATGGTTTGAAAGATCATTCTAACTCAGTAAAGTTGCAGCTTGATATGGCAAAG TCTTCACAGAGTGAAGCTTTGAAACAAAAAAATAACTTATTGAATGAGGTTGAAGCTCTCAGAGCTGAATTACACCAAGTAAGGGATGACCGTGATCATAAATCAGCTGAAATAAATTCGTTGTTGAGTGACTTGGGTGTGTACAAGGAACTGACAGGAAAGTCTTCGTCAGAATTAGAGAATGTCATGATACGATGTGATGCACTTGAG GAAACTTGTTCAAACCAAACTGAGAAGATTAAAACACTGCAAATTCAACTTGCATCGGCTAATGAAAAGTTGAAG AGATCTAATTTGACAACTATGGAGACAATGAGTGAGTATGAAAGCCAAAAGAGAATGCTGGAGGACCTACAATTACGTCTTACAGAAGCTGAGCAAAAAATTGTGGATGGGGAGAAGTTGCGGAAAAAACTACATAACACTATACTC GAGCTTAAAGGAAATATTCGTGTTTTCTGCCGAGTCCGACCTTTATTGTCAAATGAATCTGGAGCTGTTTCTTATCCAAATAATGGAGAAAATATAGGTCGTGGTGTCGAGTTGATACATAACA CACAATCGTATTCATTTGCGTTTGACAAAGTGTTTGATCACTCGGCATCCCAGGAAGATGTGTTTACTGAAATTTCTCAGTTGGTTCAAAGTGCACTTGATGGTTATAAG GTATGCATATTTGCTTATGGGCAAACTGGTTCCGGCAAGACACACACTATGATGGGAAATCCTGAGTTCAATGATCAAAAAGGGTTAATACCTAGATCGCTTGAACAAATTTTTCAAACTAGTCAATGCCTTATGTCACAAGGTTGGAAATATAAGATGCAG GCTTCAATGCTAGAAATATACAATGAGACCATACGTGACTTGTTAGCGACAAGTCGCACATCTATCCAAGATGGTGCCGCTTCAAAATATAATATCAAACATGATGCGAATGGTAATACCCAGGTGTCTGACCTCACAATCGTTGATGTACGGAGTATCAACGAAGTTTCTTCTCTGCTCAAACGGGCTGCACAAAGCAG ATCAGTAGGAAAAACACAAATGAATGAAGAATCATCTAGAAGTCACTGTGTTTTCACACTACGGATTTTTGGTGTAAATGAG GGAACAGATCAACAAGTGCAAGGTGTTCTCAATTTAATTGATCTTGCAGGCAGTGAACGGCTTAACAAAAGTGGTGCCACTGGGGATAGACTCAAGGAAACCCAG GCTATTAACAAGAGCTTGTCGTGCTTGAGTGATGTTATCTTCTCCATTGCTAAGAAAGAGGAACACATTCCATTCAGGAACTCCAAACTGACGTATCTACTCCAG CCATGCTTGGGTGGAGACTCTAAAACGCTAATGTTTGTGAACTTGTCCCCGGAAGTGTCTTCTACAAGCGAGTCTATTTGCTCGCTTCGTTTTGCTGCTCGGGTGAACTCTTGTGAGATCGGCGTCCCTCGTCGTCAGACTCAAATGCGCAGCTTGTCACAAGGATGA
- the LOC125535943 gene encoding photosynthetic NDH subunit of lumenal location 3, chloroplastic-like has translation MAQMAGTYLSSFHATAAATSGGASPRPRPRVVTCHASEPSGRRSACLSLGLGLATAAVLHTAPARATAADADEEPEPANNGWWLTEFPLPVPKIRNKEINNGETGTRSFVKNGIYMADIGPSFAAHAYRVRSSAFDLLALEDLLGKEASNYVNKYLRLKATFIYYDFDKLITTADLDAKPPLLGLANRLFDSFEKLQAAVTTKDDADIGSCYADTKLILQEVMTRMA, from the exons ATGGCGCAAATGGCGGGCACCTACCTCTCAAGCTTCCATGCCACTGCCGCCGCAACTAGCGGCGGCGCGTCACCAAGGCCGAGGCCAAGAGTGGTGACATGCCACGCCTCCGAGCCGTCGGGCCGGCGATCAGCCTGCCTCAGTCTAGGCCTCGGCCTTGCCACCGCCGCTGTGCTCCACACAGCGCCCGCCCGCGCCACCGCTGCTGACGCCGACGAGGAGCCGGAGCCGGCCAACAACGGCTGGTGGCTCACCGAGTTCCCTCTGCCGGTGCCCAAGATCCGCAACA AGGAGATCAACAATGGCGAGACAGGGACGCGATCCTTTGTGAAGAACGGCATCTACATGGCAGACATCGGGCCAAGCTTCGCGGCGCACGCCTACCGGGTGCGCAGCTCCGCATTTGACCTGCTGGCGCTGGAGGACCTGCTCGGCAAGGAGGCCTCCAACTATGTCAACAAGTACCTCCGCCTCAAGGCCACCTTCATATACTACGACTTCGACAAGCTCATCACCACCGCCGACCTCGACGCCAAGCCGCCGCTTCTCGGCCTAGCCAACCGCCTCTTCGACAGCTTCGAGAAGTTGCAGGCGGCTGTCACCACCAAGGATGACGCTGACATAGGATCCTGTTATGCTGACACAAAGCTCATACTGCAGGAAGTCATGACAAGAATGGCCTAA
- the LOC125535944 gene encoding uncharacterized protein LOC125535944, giving the protein MSPCEKHGMASERLVAFEGTDTGRRFLACAQPEGSNCGFVEWVDHQWPPTMQNALLKLWAMVEDAKSARVNDNLESSFTIHHLTEEKNNLEANYDKLVQDVHQLMSFQEDRVVDFRHLQSAITYQHECRSELVADMNAQMAKKDAEFEKFKQNYDVLLNLTRAQATVIQNLKLKHITDKQLLTEAKMNLELKNAELTKSEEKLKEKIKGIQAILEK; this is encoded by the exons ATGTCTCCATGTGAGAAGCACGGCATGGCATCTGAGAGGCTTGTTGCCTTTGAAGGAACAGACACAGGCAGGAGGTTTTTAGCATGTGCACAGCCG GAAGGTAGCAATTGTGGCTTTGTTGAATGGGTTGATCACCAGTGGCCCCCAACAATGCAGAATGCATTGTTGAAGCTATGGGCAATGGTTGAAGATGCCAAAAGTGCTAGGGTGAATGACAATCTTGAAAGTTCTTTCACTATCCACCATCTGACAGAAGAGAAGAACAACCTGGAGGCCAACTATGACAAGCTAGTCCAAGATGTGCATCAGCTTATGAGCTTCCAGGAGGATAGGGTGGTGGATTTCAGACATCTGCAGTCTGCCATTACATATCAGCATGAATGCAGAAGTGAACTGGTGGCTGATATGAATGCACAGATGGCAAAGAAAGATGCAGAGTTTGAGAAGTTTAAGCAGAATTATGATGTGCTACTGAACCTGACAAGAGCTCAAGCTACAGTCATCCAGAACCTGAAGTTGAAGCATATTACTGATAAGCAATTGCTTACTGAAGCTAAGATGAACTTGGAGTTGAAGAATGCAGAGCTCACAAAGTCTGAGGAGAAGCTGAAGGAGAAGATCAAGGGGATCCAGGCCATCTTAGAGAAGTga
- the LOC125535165 gene encoding extensin-like: MVPSPLARRHATPPSCRRDNSRLRQRSRSRRALERPQAATAPPPGRGAATQHALSRAVGPRQPSAVSRRAVPRRTPTARRGARSPPPPTLAGLCPAALSPIHRAEDLSCCCLVLPAHIPLQTTVPATRRGGGEAAMRWCYVGKATKIFFAVVAGLAVVGLIVAVGAVIHRAKSHRNSGAACATAAGGCQPVPPGTVSQQPSMPSTAVTAPPPPPNPTFPAPETPFPPPQPPLQPPPAPIASPSPATFASPPPPDVLVPPPPAIAPLAPEFASQPPPAALVPPPPAPESASQPPPAALVPPPASASQPPPVALVPPPPAPDAPSPTAS, from the exons ATGGTGCCTAGCCCTCTAGCCCGCCGCCACGCCACGCCGCCAAGCTGCCGCCGGGATAACTCGCGCCTCCGCCAGAGAAGCCGCAGCCGCCGCGCGTTGGAGAGGCCTCAAGCCGCAACTGCACCACCGCCAGGCAGGGGCGCCGCCACCCAACACGCCCTCAGCCGCGCCGTTGGGCCCCGCCAGCCCAGCGCCGTCTCGCGCCGCGCCGTCCCGCGCCGGACGCCAACCGCGAGAAGAGGGGCAAGATCCCCGCCGCCACCAACGCTGGCTGGTCTTTGCCCGGCGGCGCt CTCTCCAATACATAGAGCAGAGGACCTCAGCTGCTGCTGTTTAGTACTGCCAGCACACATTCCACTACAGACTACAGTGCCAGCCACCCGGAGAGGGGGGGGAGAAGCAGCCATGCGGTGGTGCTACGTGGGGAAGGCGACCAAGATCTTCTTCGCCGTCGTGGCCGGGCTCGCCGTCGTCGGTCTCATCGTTGCCGTCGGCGCCGTCATCCACCGCGCCAAGTCCCATCGCAACTCCGGCGCCGCCTGCGCCACCGCCGCCGGCGGGTGTCAGCCAGTCCCGCCCGGGACCGTCAGCCAACAGCCATCCATGCCTTCCACCGCGGtcaccgccccgccgccgccgccgaatcCCACCTTTCCTGCCCCGGAAACCCCCTTCCCGCCGCCTCAACCCCCTCTGCAGCCGCCGCCAGCACCAATTGCGTCGCCCTCGCCGGCCACATTTGCGTCCCCGCCGCCTCCGGACGTGCTGGTGCCGCCACCACCAGCAATCGCGCCACTGGCGCCAGAATTCGCGTCACAGCCGCCTCCGGCTGCGCTGGTGCCGCCGCCACCGGCGCCGGAATCTGCGTCACAGCCGCCTCCGGCTGCGTTGGTGCCGCCGCCGGCATCCGCGTCACAGCCGCCGCCGGTCGCGCTGGTGCCGCCACCGCCGGCCCCGGATGCGCCGAGCCCGACGGCGTCCTGA